TTCTGATGCAGGCTCTCTCCCCTACCCAGTTCCACAATCTCTCTTGCACCGAATGAACACCCCCCAAAAGTGGCAGAAAATCCACACTGGTGAAAAATTGTAGGCTACGTTTAGAACAGAGAAggatgaggagaaaaaaaaacagatcatgtggaagaaaaaaaaagacatcataatgctACCAACAGGAAAGGATAAGCACGGGTGCTTAAAATCGCAAGGAATGCTCATCTTCAAAGACAGcgacagagacaggcagacaaGCAAGAAGTACTGATTGTGAGATAAATGTAAACTCAGTACCATTATTCACTCTTTCCCCAAAGCAGTCAGGCTATTACTGGCTTCAAAACACTGTATTATATAAAACTTTAGTAAATGTATAAACAGCTTCCTGAAAAATGAACtacctaaaaaaaataaagaaaaactaaaaggaTAAAGTTAATGCATGATCCAAATTGCATTAGTAACTGCAGAAAGAAAAATACTAAACTACTATAAAGTAATGATCAAAGTAACATGACCTTTTCAATCAAGTTGGATTCCTTATTTACAAGCTGTGTGAGTTTCTGCAGATTTGCGTCTACCGTATCTTGTCCAGCAGGAGAGATGCCTAAGAAGCCAGGACAGAAATCAGAGAAAGACAGGAAATTTTGAAAGCCTTAAAGCTGTTCCGATTGCATGAATTTTGAGTCTACTCACCCTCCCAAGTGCCccactctccaaaaaaaaaaaaaaagacaaagaaaaaaaaccattCTGTGTTCAAAGCCAAAGATAGAGGGACAGCAatgctccaaaaccaaaccctaacaaaAGGACTACAATTTGTCCTCTAAGCTAATACTGTTGGCCAAAGTGTTATGCAGTTAGCCCAAGTCATTAGTAAATGAGCATGTCAGTTCTCATTTCCCTCAAATTTAAGTTGTACCTTTTCCCCACCCATTTCAAATAGGTCTTTGATTACAACTATTTGGATTACTTCTACAGTACTGACTCCCAGTTACCCACCAGGCATCCAAAATATTTGGGGGGATATGAAAAAAATAGATTCCTGGGACCCACTCTTAacagattctaattcagtaagTCTGGAGTAGAACCCAAGATTCTGTATTTGTCATATATCAGGTTTGGCAACCACCACTCCACAGTACCAAggcagttgttgttagctgccatcaatcAATCTCAGCTGATGGAGGCTCcatgtgtccagagtagaactgttccatacggttctcaaggctgtgacctttcggaagcagatcgccaggtctgttttccaaagtacctctgggtgggctcaaatctcCAAACTATTGGCTAATTAAACAATTTCGTGACTCTCAAACTACCACCTCCTCCCTATATGCTAAACGCATAACTCATCATAAAAATAAACTGTCCACCTAAGCTAGCTCTCCTTATGGCTTCTGCTTCTTAAAAGGAAAATTTCAGCCAATTCTCCCAGTATAAATTTAGTATCCCAATCACTTAAGCACAAGGTCCCACATTCCCCCAAAGAAGCATGTCCTAATTCACAGGTGCCCTCTATTTACTATACCTCTGGTCTGCTGCAATCAGTTTTCAAGTAGTGGAATCATGGGAGTGTACCTCACCAAAATCAATCTGCTGCTGATTTCTGTTCACGCAGGAAAATGCTAGAAGCAGCAGGTGAGAATCATTTAAAGTAATTGCCCATTTGTATTAGGATAAATGCTATCTTTCAGCAGCAACTTAATAAATATCTGTGATTagtcttttaaaagaaaatgacccACTTCAAAGGGGCAATATCTAAAGACCAAGAATCAAGACACGTATAAAACCCAGAAGAATAGATAAAACACAAGTATCTACTTATCTAACAAACATGGGAATAAAACTGAAGTTGGAAAATGCAATTTTTTTGGAGTGCTATAACACAATACACAAACTTCTTCATTAAAGTAAATAATGAAATATGATTATGTCATCTCAGGGTGTATCTACTCAATGTGCAAACGAACATTAGCTAAAGAGCAAAGGGCTTACCTGCGAGGCTAAGCCTAAAATAACTGCTTAGGATGTCATCACAAAAGCGACACAGGTTGGAAAGCTGTTTCAAATGTTCTTGCAACTGCACTTTAGGAAAGCGTACTTTGTAAAGAGGTGCAAGAAATCCAAACACATAAGCATCCAAGGTAGAAGGCCTAAGGAGTaattaaagaaatttttaaacCATGTAAGAAAAGCAACTTAAGTCTATGATAATTACCACCTACAGAAAAGTTTTCCTATCATAAAACGCTattcaaaataaatttttgaGCTTTTAGGGGGACAAGGGGACTTCCTTTGAATAAATGCTCGATGAATATCTGTTCAAAATATCAAAGTGATTTTTAAGGGAATGTACTCACGTATCTCCAAAGAAAAACTGGGATGTTCCCAATCTCTTTGACAGAAGATTTAGGCACTCCTTGGCATCTCTGTATATCTAATAAGGATGAAATACATCTCAAGGGTAGGAAAGATGCTTTGAAACTACTTTTTAGGCAGGCAGCTAGAGGTAGTCATCTCTGCTAACTCTTCTGTCCCTTCTCTGGCTAGCCCTTGCTTTTAAAGCTGCCCAGACGATACCTGTGCTTCCACTTCTTGAAGGTGGTAGAGGGGAGGCTCCCCTCTGGTCAGTAGAATCCTATTCAGTGCTCCTTTAGACATTCTTCCAGGCAGGATCAAACTCAGGGGAAAAGGTATTTGTGAAGCAAACCATGGTTTTGTCACAGTAAAGTAATTGTCACTCTCAACCCAGAATGTGTGAAGCTGCAAAGAGAAGGGGAAAAACACTACAAATATGTTCTTTTATAAAAAGGCCAATCCCTCAATTAATGTGATAGTTTATAAAAATATGTGCATAAAGTGACTTCATACAAATTTTCCAGTTAGAATAA
Above is a window of Loxodonta africana isolate mLoxAfr1 chromosome 2, mLoxAfr1.hap2, whole genome shotgun sequence DNA encoding:
- the MTX3 gene encoding metaxin-3 isoform X3; this translates as MAAPLELSCWGGGWGLPSVHSESLVVMAYAKFSGAPLKVNVIDNTWRGSRGDVPILTTEDSIVSQPAKILNFLRKQKYNADYELSAKQGADTLAYIALLEERLLPAALHTFWVESDNYFTVTKPWFASQIPFPLSLILPGRMSKGALNRILLTRGEPPLYHLQEVEAQIYRDAKECLNLLSKRLGTSQFFFGDTPSTLDAYVFGFLAPLYKVRFPKVQLQEHLKQLSNLCRFCDDILSSYFRLSLAGISPAGQDTVDANLQKLTQLVNKESNLIEKMDDNLRRSPQLPPRKLPTLKLTPAEEESNSLQRVSP
- the MTX3 gene encoding metaxin-3 isoform X1, producing the protein MAAPLELSCWGGGWGLPSVHSESLVVMAYAKFSGAPLKVNVIDNTWRGSRGDVPILTTEDSIVSQPAKILNFLRKQKYNADYELSAKQGADTLAYIALLEERLLPAALHTFWVESDNYFTVTKPWFASQIPFPLSLILPGRMSKGALNRILLTRGEPPLYHLQEVEAQIYRDAKECLNLLSKRLGTSQFFFGDTPSTLDAYVFGFLAPLYKVRFPKVQLQEHLKQLSNLCRFCDDILSSYFRLSLAAFSCVNRNQQQIDFGEVHSHDSTT
- the MTX3 gene encoding metaxin-3 isoform X2 → MAAPLELSCWGGGWGLPSVHSESLVVMAYAKFSGAPLKVNVIDNTWRGSRGDVPILTTEDSIVSQPAKILNFLRKQKYNADYELSAKQGADTLAYIALLEERLLPAALHTFWVESDNYFTVTKPWFASQIPFPLSLILPGRMSKGALNRILLTRGEPPLYHLQEVEAQIYRDAKECLNLLSKRLGTSQFFFGDTPSTLDAYVFGFLAPLYKVRFPKVQLQEHLKQLSNLCRFCDDILSSYFRLSLADG